The genomic DNA CCCCGGGGAAGCCGACGATGAACGAGGAGCGGAACGCGGCCGTGGGCGCACGCGACCGGATGCGGTCGAGGAGGGCGAGGAAGCGCTCGCCGCTGCCCCAGCGGGCCATGCGGGCGAGCAGCGCCCGGTCGGCGTGCTGCAGCGACAGGTCGAAGTACGGCACCGCGGTGGGCGTGTCGAGGATGGCGTCGAGGAGCGCGCCGCGCACCTCGCTCGGATACAGGTAGAGGAGGCGGAGCCGCAGCAGGCCGTGCGGCGCCAGCTCGCGGTCGAGGCGCCGGAGCAGCGGCGCCAGGGCGCCGGGGTCGCCGGCGTCGCGCCCGTACCACGCGACGTCCTGGGCCACGAGGACGAGCTCGGCGGCGCCGGCCTCCACGAGGCCTCGGCACTCGGCGACGACCGCGTCGGGCGACCGGGAGCGCTGGCGACCTCGGAACGACGGGATGGCGCAGAACCGGCACGTCCGGTCGCAGCCCTCGGCCACCTTCACGTACGCCCACGGCGCCGTCGGCGCGGCGCGGGGCAGCTCGAGCAGGTCCCGGACGCCGCGTGGCGGACGCCGGGGCGCGTCGAGCGCGACCGCGGCCAGGTCGGCCTCGCCCGCGAACCCGACGACGGCGTCGACCTCGGGCAGCGCGGCCGCCAGCTCCGGGCCCGCCCGCTCGGCGAGGCACCCGGTGACGACGAGGCGGGCCCCGCGCCGCCGGGTGTCGGCGAGGGCGAGGATGGTGTCGATCGATTCGCGGCGGGCCGCGTCCACGAACGCGCACGTGTTCACGACCACGAGCTCGGCCTGGTCCGGACCCGGGGCCGGCTCGAGGCCGTCGGCGAGGAGCGACGCCCGCACCTTGTCGGAATCGACGGCGTTCTTCGGGCAGCCGAGGGTCTGCACCCAGAACCGGTCAGCCACGACCGACGATGCTATCGGCGCGCGACACTGCGCCTCGGTGGCTGCGACAGCGGGCTGGTGGTGTCCCTCGTGCGGCGAGCCCTCCGAGGCCGGCGGGACGTGCCGCGTGTGCCGGGTCGCGCTGGTGTCGACGCCGTCCGGCGGCGCGACC from Acidimicrobiia bacterium includes the following:
- the rimO gene encoding 30S ribosomal protein S12 methylthiotransferase RimO, encoding MADRFWVQTLGCPKNAVDSDKVRASLLADGLEPAPGPDQAELVVVNTCAFVDAARRESIDTILALADTRRRGARLVVTGCLAERAGPELAAALPEVDAVVGFAGEADLAAVALDAPRRPPRGVRDLLELPRAAPTAPWAYVKVAEGCDRTCRFCAIPSFRGRQRSRSPDAVVAECRGLVEAGAAELVLVAQDVAWYGRDAGDPGALAPLLRRLDRELAPHGLLRLRLLYLYPSEVRGALLDAILDTPTAVPYFDLSLQHADRALLARMARWGSGERFLALLDRIRSRAPTAAFRSSFIVGFPGETEAGHESLLAFLEAGRLDWAGFFPFSPEDGTPAATMDGGVPDPVVREWLAECDEVQAPITAAARDELVGAELEVLVDGADGETGDPVGRTHREAPEIDGRVQLRGGAARPGQLARAKAVEALGIDVLADVIEVQG